In the genome of Dickeya fangzhongdai, one region contains:
- a CDS encoding alginate lyase family protein, which yields MRYGIVFLMMLSLWGLGASAEAASAKNDNSAYVFLQADKLAQVKQQLRSQTAPPQMQLAYQQLLRAADSAMKKPDLSVTQKLSMPPGGNRHDYLSLAAYWWPDPQQKDGLPWIRHDGKVNPATKGEETDAIRLATFTDRVRVLALAWYFSDRPEYAGKAIAMIRTWFITPETRMNPNLNYAQAIPGRNDGRGAGVLDGRFFATRIVDALVMLRQAPGWGASDEQQMRQWMTDYLHWLLTSHNGKQEASAKNNHGSWYTVQVAGIAAYLGQPETVKAMAALQRQKLDHQLAADGSQPEELARTRSFHYSGFNLQAVSLMATVAGKYGDNLWQYRTPKGSSLLSALDFMAPYLDESRPWPYKTMGRESSPLIPLMLQAEQAIGSPRYHAAIRQAGFTPLLTGASQGKKDTEVSVDARRSIWLLSPPATTGNTPTP from the coding sequence ATGCGGTATGGCATAGTTTTTCTTATGATGCTTTCGCTGTGGGGCCTGGGGGCATCTGCCGAGGCGGCCAGTGCTAAAAACGACAATTCTGCTTATGTATTTTTACAGGCAGACAAACTTGCCCAGGTAAAACAGCAGCTACGCAGCCAGACCGCGCCACCACAGATGCAGCTTGCTTATCAGCAGCTGTTGCGGGCGGCGGATAGCGCTATGAAAAAACCTGACCTATCGGTTACTCAAAAACTTTCAATGCCGCCCGGCGGCAACCGTCATGATTATTTGAGTTTGGCGGCTTACTGGTGGCCTGATCCGCAGCAGAAAGACGGCTTACCCTGGATTCGACATGACGGCAAGGTGAACCCGGCGACCAAGGGCGAGGAGACGGATGCTATCCGTCTGGCGACGTTTACCGATCGGGTGCGTGTGCTGGCGCTGGCCTGGTATTTCTCGGACCGTCCCGAATATGCCGGCAAAGCCATCGCCATGATTCGCACCTGGTTTATCACTCCTGAAACGCGTATGAACCCTAACCTGAATTATGCGCAGGCCATTCCGGGCAGAAACGACGGGCGGGGCGCAGGCGTGCTTGACGGCCGTTTCTTCGCCACCCGTATCGTGGATGCGCTGGTCATGTTGCGACAGGCGCCGGGATGGGGGGCCAGTGACGAGCAGCAGATGCGGCAGTGGATGACGGACTACCTGCACTGGTTGCTGACCAGCCATAACGGCAAACAGGAGGCCTCGGCAAAGAATAATCATGGCAGCTGGTATACGGTGCAGGTGGCGGGTATCGCCGCCTATCTGGGCCAGCCTGAAACGGTGAAGGCGATGGCGGCATTGCAGCGCCAGAAGCTCGACCATCAGCTGGCGGCGGATGGTTCGCAACCAGAGGAACTGGCGCGTACCCGGTCGTTCCATTACAGCGGCTTCAATCTGCAGGCTGTCAGCCTGATGGCGACCGTGGCAGGGAAGTACGGCGATAACCTGTGGCAGTATCGTACCCCCAAAGGCAGCAGCCTGTTGTCGGCTCTGGACTTCATGGCTCCGTATCTGGATGAATCCAGACCCTGGCCTTATAAAACCATGGGGCGAGAGAGCAGCCCGCTGATTCCGCTAATGCTGCAGGCCGAGCAGGCTATCGGTTCTCCCCGTTATCATGCGGCTATCAGGCAGGCGGGGTTCACGCCGTTGCTGACCGGGGCGTCGCAGGGGAAAAAAGATACTGAGGTCAGCGTTGATGCCCGCCGCAGCATCTGGTTGCTGTCGCCGCCAGCGACCACAGGAAATACGCCAACGCCATGA
- the elbB gene encoding isoprenoid biosynthesis glyoxalase ElbB yields MKKVGVVLSGCGVYDGSEIHEVVLTLLAIDRAGAEAVCFAPDKEQLHVINHLTGEVTGEKRNVLAESARIARGKIQPLSSADPQQLDALIVPGGFGAAKNLSDFATRGADCEIDNELKILTREIHKKNKPIGFICIAPAMLPKLLNTSVQLTIGNDEGTAQAIAAMGGVHVKCPVNDIVVDVTHKVVTTPAYMLANSIGEAASGIEKLVARVLELAE; encoded by the coding sequence ATGAAAAAAGTTGGTGTCGTACTCAGCGGATGTGGAGTTTATGATGGTTCAGAGATTCACGAAGTTGTCTTGACTCTGCTTGCAATCGATCGTGCCGGCGCTGAAGCTGTCTGCTTTGCTCCGGACAAAGAACAGCTGCATGTGATTAATCATCTGACCGGTGAGGTTACCGGTGAGAAACGCAATGTTTTAGCGGAATCTGCGCGTATTGCCCGTGGGAAAATCCAGCCATTATCCAGCGCGGATCCCCAACAGCTTGATGCGCTGATTGTCCCCGGCGGATTCGGTGCCGCAAAAAATTTGAGCGATTTTGCCACCCGCGGGGCCGACTGTGAGATTGATAACGAACTGAAAATACTTACTCGTGAAATTCATAAGAAAAATAAACCAATAGGGTTTATTTGCATCGCCCCTGCCATGTTACCGAAACTGCTTAATACCTCTGTGCAGCTTACAATTGGTAACGATGAGGGGACTGCGCAGGCGATAGCAGCGATGGGTGGCGTGCATGTGAAGTGTCCGGTAAATGACATCGTCGTTGACGTTACACACAAGGTGGTGACGACTCCGGCTTACATGCTGGCGAACTCGATTGGTGAAGCCGCCAGTGGAATTGAGAAACTGGTGGCGCGTGTTTTGGAACTGGCTGAATGA
- the mtgA gene encoding monofunctional biosynthetic peptidoglycan transglycosylase: MRSAGLFGKGRLGRIAACIRRWVLRIFFGVVALWVAAILLFAFLPVPFSAVMIDRQLSAWLSGDFAYVAHSDWVSMDEIAAVAPLAVIAAEDQKFPQHWGFDFDAISAALKHNERHENRIRGASTLSQQTVKNLLLWDGRSWLRKGLEAGLTAAVELVWTKRRILTVYLNIAEFGPGIFGIEAASRQFFNKPASRLTASEAAMLAAVLPNPIRYRASKPSGYVMRRQQWILRQMNQIGGENFLEANRLY, from the coding sequence ATGAGGTCAGCAGGCCTATTCGGGAAAGGCCGATTAGGACGAATAGCCGCGTGTATCCGGCGTTGGGTGTTGCGCATCTTCTTTGGTGTCGTTGCGTTGTGGGTAGCGGCGATCCTGTTGTTTGCATTTCTGCCCGTACCCTTTTCCGCCGTGATGATCGATCGTCAGCTCAGCGCCTGGCTGAGCGGCGACTTCGCGTATGTGGCCCATTCGGACTGGGTGTCGATGGATGAGATCGCCGCAGTGGCGCCATTGGCGGTCATTGCGGCGGAAGATCAGAAATTTCCCCAGCATTGGGGGTTTGATTTCGACGCGATTTCAGCGGCGCTCAAACATAACGAGCGACATGAGAATCGTATTCGCGGCGCATCCACGCTGTCGCAGCAGACGGTAAAAAACCTGCTGCTGTGGGACGGGCGCAGCTGGTTGCGTAAAGGTCTGGAGGCCGGCCTGACGGCGGCGGTTGAGCTGGTCTGGACTAAACGTCGTATTCTGACGGTTTACCTGAATATTGCCGAGTTTGGACCCGGAATTTTTGGCATAGAGGCCGCATCGCGTCAGTTCTTCAATAAACCGGCGAGCCGGCTGACGGCATCGGAAGCGGCGATGCTGGCGGCGGTGTTGCCGAATCCTATCCGCTATCGCGCCAGTAAACCGTCCGGCTACGTCATGCGGCGTCAGCAGTGGATTTTGCGTCAGATGAACCAAATCGGCGGAGAAAATTTTCTGGAAGCGAACCGGCTTTATTAA
- the dolP gene encoding division/outer membrane stress-associated lipid-binding lipoprotein, which yields MRIYSCIAVLSACLMLQGCIGAVAIGSAAVATKSATDPRTVGTQVDDGTLEVRVSNALSKDTQLSKEARISATAYQGKVLLTGQAPSTELASRAKQIAMGVEGTTEVYNEIRKGTPISLGTASMDTWITTKVRSQLLTSDTVKSSNVKVTTENGEVFLLGLVTRREATSAAQIASKVGSVKHVTTAFSYLD from the coding sequence TACAGGGCTGTATTGGCGCTGTCGCGATTGGCAGCGCGGCGGTTGCGACCAAATCCGCGACCGATCCACGGACTGTCGGCACGCAGGTCGACGACGGCACGCTGGAAGTCAGGGTATCCAACGCGCTGAGTAAGGACACGCAATTAAGCAAAGAAGCGCGGATCTCCGCAACCGCCTATCAGGGCAAAGTGCTGTTAACCGGTCAGGCTCCTTCGACCGAGCTGGCTAGCCGTGCCAAGCAGATCGCCATGGGTGTGGAAGGCACGACCGAAGTGTATAACGAAATCCGCAAAGGCACGCCGATTTCGCTGGGCACCGCGTCCATGGATACCTGGATCACCACCAAAGTGCGTTCTCAGTTGCTGACCAGCGACACCGTGAAATCCTCCAACGTGAAGGTCACCACCGAAAACGGCGAAGTCTTCCTGTTGGGTCTGGTGACGCGCCGTGAAGCAACGTCAGCGGCCCAGATCGCCAGCAAGGTCGGCAGCGTCAAACACGTGACGACCGCGTTCAGCTACCTCGACTAA